One segment of Methanolinea mesophila DNA contains the following:
- a CDS encoding formylmethanofuran dehydrogenase subunit B, translating to MTKTVTDVICPFCGTLCDDLEVEVSDDGKQIVDVYNACVIGAAKFLHSQASDRVKRPRMQQPDGSYKEVSYDEAVEYTAKMLASSKKPLMYGWSSTSCEAQSVGHEIAEQVGAIVDNTATVCHGSTLIAVQDVGIPSCTLGEVKNRADRIIFWGCNPCHAHPRHMSRYSIFPRGFFVNKGHKNRKVFVIDPRVTDTAKMADYHFQIEQGRDYELLSALRVALRNEWLPDTVAGIPKEKIYEAAEVLKSGRFGIIFFGMGVTQSLSKNHNIDNAIMLTKDLNEFTKFSIMAMRGHYNVTGSGQVLGWQFGFPYCVDLSRGFARYNPGETSSNDLLRRGEVDAVFVLGSDPGAHFPISSVKKFSELPSVAVDPHITPTTEVAKLHVPVAFVGVEVGGNCYRMDNVPIEARKVVDPPEGMLTDEEFLSRVNKRVKELMEAKK from the coding sequence ATGACCAAGACAGTAACCGATGTGATCTGTCCTTTCTGCGGGACACTGTGCGATGACCTGGAGGTCGAGGTATCCGATGACGGAAAGCAGATCGTAGACGTGTATAATGCGTGTGTGATCGGTGCGGCGAAGTTCCTCCACTCGCAGGCGTCGGACCGGGTGAAACGCCCGCGGATGCAGCAGCCTGACGGGAGTTACAAGGAAGTCTCGTACGACGAGGCCGTGGAATACACCGCGAAGATGCTCGCGAGCTCGAAGAAACCCCTGATGTACGGGTGGAGTTCGACCTCCTGCGAGGCCCAGAGCGTGGGCCACGAGATCGCGGAACAGGTCGGGGCGATCGTGGACAACACCGCGACGGTCTGCCACGGGTCGACGCTTATCGCCGTGCAGGACGTCGGGATCCCGAGCTGCACCCTCGGCGAGGTGAAGAACCGGGCCGACCGGATCATCTTCTGGGGCTGCAACCCGTGCCACGCCCACCCCCGGCACATGTCCCGGTACTCCATCTTCCCCCGCGGGTTCTTCGTGAACAAGGGACACAAGAACCGCAAGGTCTTTGTGATCGATCCCCGGGTCACGGACACCGCCAAGATGGCGGACTACCATTTCCAGATCGAGCAGGGCAGGGACTACGAACTGCTCTCCGCGCTCCGCGTCGCCCTCCGGAACGAATGGCTGCCGGACACCGTCGCAGGCATCCCCAAGGAGAAGATCTACGAGGCCGCCGAGGTCCTCAAGTCCGGAAGGTTCGGGATCATCTTCTTCGGGATGGGCGTGACCCAGTCACTCTCCAAGAACCACAACATCGACAACGCCATCATGCTCACCAAGGACTTGAACGAGTTCACGAAGTTCAGCATCATGGCCATGCGGGGTCACTACAACGTCACCGGGTCCGGACAGGTCCTCGGCTGGCAGTTCGGGTTCCCCTACTGCGTCGATCTCTCCCGCGGGTTCGCTCGCTACAACCCCGGTGAGACCAGCTCGAACGACCTCCTCCGCAGGGGCGAGGTCGATGCCGTCTTCGTGCTCGGATCCGACCCGGGGGCGCACTTCCCCATATCCTCGGTGAAGAAGTTCTCCGAACTTCCCTCCGTCGCCGTCGACCCCCATATCACCCCCACCACCGAGGTCGCCAAACTTCACGTCCCGGTCGCCTTCGTCGGGGTCGAGGTCGGAGGCAACTGCTATCGTATGGATAACGTGCCCATCGAGGCGCGGAAAGTCGTCGATCCCCCGGAGGGTATGCTCACCGACGAGGAGTTCCTCTCACGGGTGAACAAGCGCGTCAAGGAGCTCATGGAGGCGAAGAAATGA
- a CDS encoding DUF2109 domain-containing protein: MEVITPPDLALIVCSVIAVYAAVRVVLEKNTLRKLPYLNVMSFAVAGIIVLIIPHPLAILAAAAYFVGTTLESNAIASTFAGGEGDE, translated from the coding sequence GTGGAGGTCATAACCCCTCCTGACCTGGCACTTATTGTGTGTTCGGTCATCGCGGTGTATGCGGCGGTCCGGGTGGTCCTTGAAAAAAACACCCTCCGTAAACTGCCCTACCTGAACGTGATGTCCTTTGCAGTGGCGGGGATAATAGTCCTCATTATCCCCCACCCGCTCGCGATCCTCGCTGCCGCCGCCTATTTTGTGGGCACGACGCTCGAGTCCAATGCTATCGCAAGCACCTTCGCCGGGGGTGAAGGGGATGAATGA
- a CDS encoding ArsB/NhaD family transporter — protein sequence MFWELVAVFVFLFTYALIVDERIHRAVAAMIGAAIVIFLHIVPWDSLLVYLDFGTIFLLMGMMIIVNTARTSGLFEYIAIRTAKMAKGSPIRVLILFSLVTALASAFLDNVTTVLLLTPMLLTIARLMKLNPLPYLIAEIFASNVGGAATLIGDPPNIMIASAAGLTFNEFLMVMAPIALIDLGIIILMMFLIYGKSMKVEPHERDVMKKAMEGLDENAAIQDRSLFKKSIVTILLVVVMFFFHSLLGLEPAEVALIGAAIILFWSREPPEMILEKIEWPALFFFGGLFIVVGALVETGVISQIAGAMVGLVSTTGEAMILVVWFSAIASALVDNIPLTAAMIPLIKDLGTSMEIYPLWWALAVGACLGGNGTAIGASANVVVLGISEREGIRISFLDFMKLGMAVMAITVAVGLGILWIMFIL from the coding sequence ATGTTCTGGGAGCTCGTTGCGGTATTCGTATTCCTCTTCACTTATGCCCTGATAGTCGACGAACGGATCCACCGGGCGGTGGCGGCGATGATCGGGGCCGCCATAGTAATTTTCCTTCATATCGTCCCCTGGGATTCTCTCCTGGTCTACCTTGACTTCGGAACCATCTTCCTGCTGATGGGCATGATGATCATTGTCAATACGGCCCGGACCAGCGGGCTATTCGAATATATTGCCATAAGAACTGCAAAAATGGCAAAAGGGAGCCCGATAAGGGTACTGATCCTCTTCTCCCTCGTTACGGCGCTCGCCAGCGCGTTCCTTGACAATGTCACTACGGTCCTCCTCCTCACCCCGATGCTCCTCACCATCGCCCGGCTGATGAAATTAAATCCGCTTCCCTACCTTATCGCAGAGATATTCGCCTCTAACGTCGGAGGGGCGGCGACGCTGATCGGCGACCCGCCGAATATCATGATCGCATCTGCCGCCGGGCTGACGTTCAACGAGTTCCTGATGGTCATGGCCCCCATCGCCCTGATCGACCTCGGGATAATCATCCTGATGATGTTCCTGATCTATGGGAAGAGCATGAAAGTGGAGCCCCACGAGCGCGATGTGATGAAGAAGGCCATGGAGGGCCTGGACGAGAATGCGGCGATCCAGGACCGGAGCCTCTTTAAGAAGTCAATCGTGACCATCCTCCTCGTGGTCGTGATGTTCTTCTTCCATTCCCTCCTGGGGCTGGAACCTGCTGAAGTCGCCCTTATAGGGGCTGCGATCATCCTCTTCTGGAGCCGGGAGCCCCCGGAGATGATCCTTGAGAAGATCGAATGGCCCGCCTTGTTCTTCTTCGGCGGGCTCTTCATCGTAGTGGGAGCGCTCGTGGAGACGGGGGTCATATCCCAGATCGCCGGCGCCATGGTGGGACTGGTGAGCACTACCGGGGAGGCGATGATACTGGTGGTCTGGTTCTCGGCCATCGCGTCTGCCCTGGTGGATAATATTCCCCTTACGGCTGCCATGATCCCCCTGATCAAGGACCTCGGGACATCAATGGAGATCTATCCTCTATGGTGGGCGCTCGCGGTCGGCGCATGCCTGGGTGGTAACGGAACGGCAATCGGTGCGTCGGCAAACGTGGTCGTGCTGGGGATATCGGAGCGCGAAGGGATCAGGATCAGCTTCCTTGACTTCATGAAACTCGGGATGGCCGTCATGGCGATTACCGTGGCAGTCGGCCTCGGAATTCTCTGGATCATGTTTATCCTTTAA
- a CDS encoding flavodoxin family protein — protein sequence MKSVIVYSSVHHGNTAKVARAMADELGAVLVKTGETPPEALEVYDLIGFGSGIYFGSHHKALFALVDSLPAMKGKKAFIFSTSGRGGPGFHRRLKETLLAKDFLVVGEFSCKGFDTYSLLKLFGGINKGRPDQDDLREAGLFARRLVEQNGQR from the coding sequence ATGAAGTCAGTCATTGTATACTCTTCGGTGCACCACGGCAACACCGCGAAGGTCGCACGGGCCATGGCAGATGAACTCGGGGCGGTCCTCGTGAAAACGGGCGAGACGCCCCCCGAAGCGCTCGAGGTCTACGATCTTATCGGGTTCGGTTCGGGGATTTACTTCGGGTCTCATCACAAGGCATTGTTCGCGCTTGTAGATTCGCTTCCGGCGATGAAGGGAAAAAAAGCATTTATTTTCTCGACAAGCGGACGGGGAGGCCCGGGATTCCACAGGAGGTTGAAGGAGACGCTTCTCGCGAAGGATTTTCTTGTTGTCGGAGAGTTCTCCTGCAAGGGCTTTGACACCTACTCGTTGCTGAAGCTCTTCGGGGGAATAAACAAGGGAAGGCCGGATCAGGACGACCTCCGGGAAGCCGGGTTATTTGCACGGAGACTGGTGGAACAGAACGGGCAACGGTGA
- a CDS encoding EhaE family protein: MTPEFVLGLFLILVGTIAVAFPREKTYLARLINLEIPGWGVLLVMLSYNEALALLTFGGVTTLTVYLFARVLQKKEGAL; encoded by the coding sequence ATGACCCCCGAATTTGTCCTGGGGCTGTTCCTTATCCTGGTCGGGACAATCGCCGTGGCGTTTCCGAGGGAGAAGACCTACCTCGCAAGGCTTATCAACCTGGAGATCCCCGGGTGGGGAGTGCTCCTCGTGATGCTCTCCTACAACGAAGCCCTGGCCCTCCTGACATTCGGCGGGGTGACCACCCTTACGGTCTACCTCTTCGCCCGGGTTCTGCAGAAGAAGGAGGGGGCACTATGA
- a CDS encoding amino acid-binding protein, with the protein MKLEMKDTPGQLVAALKPISEVGGNIIAVIHQRDEKKDGDTLSVQIVLEIPEQRLGDLISLIKAQGVNILRIGKEHLLYKQSVIMIGHLMHTDLGDTIDKIDCTGFAEVTDLHIAMPAINERSSARLEIKAANEESMEQALNILRDVAREKKLLIVEPLEESL; encoded by the coding sequence ATGAAGCTTGAGATGAAGGACACCCCGGGGCAGCTTGTGGCTGCACTAAAGCCCATCTCCGAGGTCGGGGGAAATATTATCGCGGTCATCCATCAGAGAGACGAAAAAAAAGACGGCGATACCCTTTCGGTCCAGATCGTTCTCGAGATCCCGGAACAGAGACTCGGGGACCTGATCTCACTGATCAAGGCGCAGGGCGTAAACATCCTGCGAATCGGAAAAGAGCACCTTCTGTACAAACAGTCGGTGATCATGATAGGACACCTGATGCACACCGACCTCGGAGATACCATCGACAAGATCGACTGTACCGGCTTTGCCGAGGTTACCGATCTCCATATCGCCATGCCTGCCATAAACGAGCGTTCTTCTGCAAGGCTTGAGATAAAAGCGGCAAACGAAGAGAGCATGGAGCAGGCCCTTAATATTCTCAGGGATGTCGCCCGGGAGAAGAAGCTGCTCATAGTCGAACCCCTGGAGGAATCCCTATGA
- a CDS encoding DUF2106 family protein gives MIGRISRVLSNYENLLMIFALVSIAVIILVLIGLPYTYAEPQLYPKSINTSSPLNPYDRGGPPFTQAHIALQYPENSPYAGYVTAYLTPFSQWLADTTMYLGTTIVSHPGGILDEILYNTRGLDTVVETTILFIAFAIGSYLFRRRS, from the coding sequence ATGATCGGGAGGATCTCACGTGTGCTCTCGAACTATGAGAACCTCCTGATGATCTTTGCCCTGGTGAGCATCGCGGTGATTATTCTCGTCCTGATCGGCCTTCCCTATACCTATGCCGAGCCCCAGCTCTACCCCAAGAGTATCAATACCAGCAGCCCGCTCAACCCGTACGACCGGGGCGGCCCGCCGTTCACCCAGGCCCACATCGCGCTCCAGTATCCGGAAAATTCTCCGTACGCAGGGTACGTGACCGCATATCTCACCCCGTTCTCGCAATGGCTCGCCGACACCACGATGTATCTGGGGACAACAATCGTCTCCCATCCGGGGGGGATCCTGGATGAGATCCTCTACAATACCCGGGGGCTTGACACCGTAGTGGAAACCACCATCCTCTTCATTGCGTTCGCCATCGGGTCCTACCTCTTCCGGAGGAGGTCCTGA
- a CDS encoding DUF2108 domain-containing protein, with protein sequence MNEYLPFVLGALVVIGALATIREKSPYNKLISLSLMIGGAIPFIADRGLLDVAVAVALIAPISTIFILMAMRRGPQ encoded by the coding sequence ATGAATGAGTACCTGCCGTTCGTGCTCGGGGCACTGGTCGTCATCGGTGCCCTGGCAACAATCCGGGAGAAGAGCCCCTATAACAAGCTGATATCGCTCTCCCTGATGATCGGAGGGGCGATTCCCTTCATCGCCGACAGAGGACTGCTCGACGTCGCAGTCGCGGTAGCGCTCATCGCTCCCATTTCCACCATCTTCATCCTGATGGCAATGAGGAGGGGACCGCAATGA
- a CDS encoding YkgJ family cysteine cluster protein, with protein sequence MAVECSRCGECCSHMGMVYQIAEVLGDYGFLVSNLYTGARYEVRIDRDKIQLFERRMPGRAGPEACPFLYLAPEGEESSCTVHQTRPDVCREVFCCRMLITDPGGKRVGRVMGTRHLCTDDARLEELWRSRIRTEDEPDDDGIWEERVVRILTGENYRVRR encoded by the coding sequence ATGGCTGTCGAATGTTCCCGGTGCGGCGAGTGCTGCAGCCATATGGGAATGGTATACCAGATAGCCGAAGTCCTCGGGGATTACGGGTTCCTGGTCTCGAACCTGTATACAGGGGCACGCTATGAGGTCAGGATCGACCGGGACAAAATTCAACTCTTTGAACGGCGAATGCCCGGTCGCGCGGGCCCCGAAGCCTGTCCCTTCCTGTACCTGGCCCCTGAAGGTGAGGAATCCTCCTGCACCGTCCACCAGACCAGGCCCGACGTATGCCGGGAAGTCTTCTGTTGCAGGATGCTCATCACCGATCCTGGGGGGAAAAGGGTGGGAAGGGTCATGGGAACCCGCCACCTTTGCACAGATGATGCCCGCCTTGAAGAACTATGGCGGAGCCGGATACGGACGGAAGATGAACCGGATGACGACGGTATCTGGGAGGAGAGGGTGGTCCGGATTCTCACGGGTGAAAACTACAGGGTACGGCGGTGA
- a CDS encoding helix-turn-helix domain-containing protein — MQGVIRRRREFLHLMRALTLESGAFTVHDIQRGADVPRSTAQDWINRLIEEGCVTQKERKQGRTPARYAATSALPSSACRKIFTTVDGDMVEIYHECLSGGCAAFCGYHHGMAGGVVRKVQRDGTLLRECAVLGQHEIGIGLFPAPAVGVLGVRREGDWIVQRIRCTGGPAYSLTDMMSHADGVCQVDVERRGDVVEGEVRTRALSYLVLGVDDTDTREAGATFALSLALLQYLGNTPGVIPIGHHVAMLNPSIQEKTAGNSCSSIELAAEPGLTGRLRDRALLFMEDESFSSDWGIAIKEGFRIPRALRLFGARAREERVNADQARALAEEYGVLLHGGRGVIGALAAVGLSGLPYEVLLNARAKVSVPPDHPD, encoded by the coding sequence ATGCAGGGTGTCATTAGGCGCAGGCGGGAATTCCTGCACCTGATGAGGGCCCTTACCCTCGAGTCCGGGGCTTTTACAGTGCACGATATCCAGCGGGGGGCGGATGTCCCGCGGAGTACTGCACAGGACTGGATCAACCGGCTTATCGAAGAGGGGTGCGTAACACAGAAAGAACGTAAACAGGGGAGGACTCCCGCGAGGTACGCCGCCACCAGTGCACTTCCCTCCAGTGCGTGCCGGAAGATCTTCACCACCGTGGACGGTGACATGGTCGAGATATACCATGAATGCCTCTCCGGGGGGTGTGCCGCCTTCTGCGGGTACCATCATGGTATGGCCGGCGGAGTGGTTCGTAAGGTCCAGCGGGACGGCACGCTTCTTCGCGAATGTGCGGTACTCGGGCAGCACGAGATCGGGATTGGGTTATTTCCTGCCCCGGCGGTGGGGGTTCTCGGGGTCAGGCGGGAGGGGGACTGGATCGTGCAGAGGATCCGGTGCACCGGGGGCCCGGCCTATTCCCTTACCGATATGATGTCGCATGCCGACGGGGTATGCCAGGTCGACGTGGAGCGCCGGGGGGACGTGGTGGAGGGGGAAGTCCGAACCCGGGCCCTTTCCTACCTCGTTCTCGGAGTCGATGATACGGATACGAGGGAAGCGGGAGCGACGTTCGCGCTCTCCCTCGCCCTTCTCCAGTATCTGGGTAACACTCCCGGGGTCATCCCCATCGGGCACCACGTCGCTATGCTCAACCCCTCGATCCAGGAGAAAACTGCGGGGAACTCCTGCAGCTCTATCGAGCTTGCAGCCGAGCCCGGGCTTACGGGACGCCTGAGAGACAGGGCCCTGCTGTTCATGGAGGACGAGTCCTTCTCGTCGGACTGGGGGATCGCGATAAAGGAAGGCTTCAGGATCCCAAGGGCGTTACGCCTGTTCGGGGCGAGGGCACGGGAAGAACGGGTGAATGCCGACCAGGCGAGAGCACTCGCGGAAGAATACGGTGTCCTCCTCCACGGGGGACGGGGGGTCATAGGGGCACTTGCTGCCGTCGGCCTGTCCGGTCTCCCGTACGAGGTTCTTCTTAACGCCCGGGCAAAGGTCTCCGTCCCCCCGGATCACCCGGATTAA
- a CDS encoding homoserine dehydrogenase translates to MKVALIGMGSVGKGILECLGRKDLGITITGIADSKSGLMDHDGIPVAEILAAKQERGFVGDKGISALDVIGSADYDVLVEVTPTNADTGEPASTFIRAALRRGKHVVTSNKGPIARHFSELEAIAAEHGVTIRYEATVGGAIPIMHTLQQGLAGNEVRGLFGVLNGTSNYILTRMAAEGLTYDQALLEAREMGYAEADPTYDVKGIDAAIKLVILTNTIWKQNVTLEDVEITGIDLLTSNALALAEEQGCTIRLIAESVPGRGILRVSPRIIPRDHPLVVDGTLNAITLETDMAGEIAMIGKGAGSVETASAIIGDLLYIRECHAGCH, encoded by the coding sequence ATGAAGGTGGCCCTTATTGGAATGGGTTCCGTGGGAAAGGGAATTCTCGAGTGCCTGGGGAGAAAGGACCTGGGGATAACTATCACAGGGATCGCAGATTCAAAGAGTGGCCTGATGGATCACGACGGCATCCCGGTCGCGGAGATTCTTGCCGCGAAGCAGGAGCGAGGGTTCGTGGGGGACAAGGGAATCTCTGCCCTGGATGTTATCGGGAGCGCCGATTACGATGTGCTGGTTGAAGTGACCCCCACCAATGCGGATACCGGAGAGCCCGCGAGCACGTTTATACGGGCTGCACTCCGGCGGGGAAAGCACGTGGTCACCTCGAACAAGGGCCCGATTGCACGGCATTTTTCAGAACTGGAGGCAATCGCGGCGGAACATGGTGTTACGATCCGGTACGAAGCGACCGTGGGGGGTGCGATCCCGATCATGCATACCCTGCAGCAGGGCCTGGCCGGGAACGAGGTCAGAGGCCTTTTCGGGGTGCTCAACGGGACCTCCAACTATATCCTCACCCGGATGGCTGCAGAAGGGCTGACCTACGACCAGGCGCTCCTCGAGGCCAGGGAGATGGGTTACGCGGAGGCGGACCCGACGTACGATGTCAAGGGGATAGACGCGGCCATAAAACTGGTCATCCTCACCAATACAATCTGGAAGCAGAACGTCACCCTCGAAGACGTGGAGATCACCGGGATCGACCTCCTCACCAGCAACGCCCTCGCCCTCGCGGAAGAACAGGGGTGCACCATCAGGCTAATCGCGGAATCGGTCCCGGGTCGCGGAATTTTAAGGGTGTCACCGAGGATCATCCCCCGGGACCACCCCCTTGTGGTCGACGGAACGCTCAATGCCATAACCCTGGAGACCGACATGGCCGGGGAGATCGCCATGATCGGCAAGGGGGCCGGATCGGTCGAGACCGCGAGCGCGATCATCGGGGACCTCTTGTATATCAGGGAATGTCATGCAGGGTGTCATTAG
- a CDS encoding putative immunity protein — protein MKKPIIAKTSLDQEIEELAAGTGQNTLAMWAADCAERVLPYFEQNFPDDRRPRDAIEATREWVRTGVFRMSDVRKTALAAHAAAREAHEYDPARSAARAAGHAIATAHVPRHALGAALYAATAVRDAADPSDAGSATDREREWQYRHLRELRETGNSP, from the coding sequence ATGAAGAAGCCGATAATCGCAAAAACGAGCCTGGACCAGGAGATAGAGGAACTCGCGGCCGGGACCGGCCAGAACACGCTGGCAATGTGGGCGGCCGACTGTGCCGAACGTGTGCTTCCATATTTTGAGCAGAACTTTCCGGATGACCGGCGGCCCCGGGATGCCATCGAAGCGACACGGGAGTGGGTCCGGACCGGGGTGTTCCGTATGTCCGACGTCCGGAAGACCGCTCTTGCGGCCCATGCCGCGGCTCGTGAAGCACACGAGTATGACCCGGCCCGTTCCGCCGCCCGGGCCGCGGGCCATGCAATTGCGACCGCTCATGTTCCCCGTCATGCGCTCGGTGCCGCGCTCTATGCAGCAACCGCCGTTCGGGATGCCGCGGATCCATCCGATGCAGGATCCGCCACAGACCGAGAACGGGAATGGCAATATCGGCACCTGAGGGAACTGCGGGAGACCGGGAATTCCCCCTGA
- a CDS encoding universal stress protein: MGYYSSLIQRKFKDLVGTRYEEVRLEYSDFLASEEEMKFSPIRTVLVPVDVLTTDIPGDLAELFLAYGARVHLAYIMDAQVLSLLDELAGEEAEEFRKVKEAQGRDTLDRFTRFLEKKGIAVQTSLFSGSKTEDVIRLSHSHDIVALYRGFGAAASEMAPLSPVVSHLNRRVEQSVIIF; the protein is encoded by the coding sequence ATGGGTTATTATTCCTCACTCATACAGCGAAAATTCAAGGATCTTGTCGGGACCAGGTACGAGGAGGTACGGCTGGAATACTCGGATTTTCTCGCCAGTGAGGAAGAGATGAAATTTTCGCCGATCCGGACCGTGCTCGTCCCCGTCGACGTACTCACGACCGACATTCCCGGTGACCTGGCCGAACTCTTCCTCGCCTATGGGGCCCGGGTGCACCTGGCGTATATCATGGACGCCCAGGTGCTGTCCCTGCTCGATGAGCTTGCCGGGGAAGAAGCGGAGGAGTTCCGGAAGGTCAAGGAGGCACAGGGACGGGACACGCTGGACAGATTCACCCGTTTCCTCGAAAAAAAAGGGATAGCGGTACAGACGAGCCTGTTCTCGGGATCAAAGACCGAGGATGTGATCAGGCTCTCGCACTCGCATGATATCGTCGCCTTGTACAGAGGATTCGGGGCAGCTGCCAGCGAGATGGCCCCGCTCTCACCGGTGGTCTCGCACCTCAACCGCAGGGTGGAGCAATCGGTGATCATATTCTAG
- a CDS encoding TIGR00341 family protein, translating to MKKIIVTTKREEAPNILQVLGKVFFYQEDLENLTRFTIIVPDNELDGIISNLQQSLKFMDKKTLVEVYSPDFVIYPVEDEKKNHDTGEKKKSERSPIEKLLESAGTYEQLDLNLLILAAIAAIVALIGLFLNNIGIIIGSMLLSPLLGPIYAFALNTAVGRGRVVLLSFRTLLVLVGGIIVFSLVATWILSLFIPLPLTPEILSRMVSNPIYVVMAVILGFATIVALSQGIPEGIAGVAVAAALLPPAVVTGIAPVIYSQGTLGALILTLQNVFGLMAGSVAGVIALQIGPRSYGEKRNARTIIIRIAWLLAVMVLLLFFLSLLPTSL from the coding sequence ATGAAAAAAATTATTGTGACCACGAAGAGGGAAGAAGCCCCCAATATACTTCAGGTTCTCGGCAAGGTATTTTTTTACCAGGAAGATCTGGAGAATCTGACTCGTTTCACCATCATTGTCCCGGACAACGAGCTTGACGGAATAATATCGAATCTCCAGCAATCCCTCAAATTCATGGATAAAAAGACCCTGGTCGAGGTTTACTCCCCGGATTTCGTGATCTATCCCGTAGAGGATGAGAAGAAGAACCACGACACAGGTGAGAAGAAGAAATCCGAGCGCTCTCCCATCGAAAAATTGCTCGAATCTGCGGGGACCTACGAGCAGCTTGACCTGAACCTTCTTATCCTTGCAGCCATCGCGGCCATAGTTGCCCTGATTGGGCTGTTTCTGAATAATATCGGCATCATCATCGGCTCCATGCTGCTTTCGCCGCTGCTCGGACCCATCTATGCATTCGCACTCAATACCGCGGTAGGGAGGGGCAGGGTTGTATTACTCTCGTTCCGTACCCTCCTTGTGCTCGTGGGAGGGATCATCGTCTTCTCTCTTGTCGCCACCTGGATACTCTCGTTGTTCATCCCCCTTCCCCTGACACCCGAGATTCTCTCCAGGATGGTATCAAACCCGATCTATGTCGTCATGGCCGTTATACTCGGTTTTGCCACCATTGTAGCCCTCTCTCAGGGGATTCCCGAAGGGATCGCCGGGGTTGCCGTGGCGGCCGCGTTGCTCCCCCCCGCGGTCGTGACCGGTATCGCACCGGTGATATACAGCCAGGGGACCCTCGGGGCACTGATTCTTACCCTGCAAAACGTGTTCGGACTGATGGCAGGGTCTGTAGCAGGAGTCATCGCCCTCCAGATCGGCCCGCGCTCTTACGGGGAGAAACGAAATGCCAGAACGATAATTATCCGGATCGCGTGGCTGCTCGCGGTAATGGTACTGCTCCTCTTCTTCCTCTCGCTCCTCCCCACCTCGCTTTAA
- a CDS encoding V4R domain-containing protein — MDSPVKLKILAMLHTREMAFDDIVSGTGKAKSTVSVHLRDLSDAGLISSRLDPLDARKKLFLLDSTFLGGAHSGGRDQFNIDQYIPGHIPGDGNPADFYRMVMSTIRMSLISEGISIEPVLRNAGERVGKAIYHTVADQDVGMLITNIQDFWERYSLGHLEPAGMEPITLMIYDCFECVDLPVLGRPACAFDSGMLGAIFSGYFGERSIAVETGCYAMGDSFCRFEVRNLDNGSRTK, encoded by the coding sequence GTGGACAGCCCAGTCAAACTGAAGATCCTGGCGATGCTGCACACACGAGAGATGGCGTTCGATGATATCGTGTCAGGAACGGGAAAGGCGAAATCGACGGTATCTGTACATCTCCGCGACCTCTCCGATGCCGGGCTTATTAGTTCGAGGCTCGATCCGCTGGACGCCCGGAAGAAGCTCTTCCTTCTGGACTCGACATTCCTCGGGGGAGCCCACAGCGGAGGGAGGGACCAGTTCAACATCGACCAGTACATTCCGGGGCACATCCCGGGGGACGGAAATCCTGCCGACTTCTACCGCATGGTGATGAGCACCATCAGGATGTCGCTCATCTCGGAAGGCATTTCTATCGAACCGGTGTTACGGAATGCCGGGGAACGGGTGGGAAAAGCGATCTACCACACTGTCGCGGACCAGGATGTCGGGATGCTAATCACTAATATACAGGATTTTTGGGAAAGATACTCTTTGGGCCACCTGGAACCCGCAGGGATGGAACCGATCACCCTCATGATCTATGACTGTTTCGAATGCGTCGACCTCCCTGTCCTGGGCAGGCCCGCATGCGCCTTCGACTCCGGAATGCTGGGAGCCATATTCTCGGGCTATTTCGGGGAGCGCAGCATTGCCGTCGAGACCGGGTGTTATGCCATGGGAGACTCGTTCTGTAGGTTCGAGGTGCGAAATCTCGATAACGGGTCGCGAACGAAATAA